The window GTCAACTTTCAAGTATTAGAATTACGTACGCTAATGTCAATTCTTTTTTAAGGTAAGGCTTGGTTAGCCATTCTTTGCGTTGTATTTTGAGGTAAGGCATAGTCGCCCTCTTTTGTCAATATATGCATGCAACacctattttaactaaagaaaaggattaattataaaatGAAAAGCTTAAAACTATAACAGAATAACTAATAATCACTACAAAAATGGCAACacctattttaactaaagaaaaggattaattataaaatGAAAAGCTTAAAACTATAACAGAATAACTAATAATCACTACAAAAATGGGGTAATTTGCAGAGGTTGAAAGTTATAATTCGTGGGGTTTTAGCCTCCACTAATTGCTTGAGGAGGCTAAAACCCCCGcgattgcaactttcaacctccgcaaattaccctttttttttataGTGAATGTTTAAAGAATATGCTTTAAattaagggtgtcaagtgggtcgGGTCGGGCCATTTAAACGTGGGCCACAAGGGGCCGGGTCGTAAGTTAGGGGGCCGGGCTTGGAGTGGgaaaagggtgtccggcccaTCCACCccggataggggctacacctcgggctaaccgggccgggccgggttttttttgtttttttttaagttctaatacaaaaatagacatttacatttactaataataataaaattaacatttacatctaatgataaaattgctaaatTAAAAGAAAGTTTAGTCGTCGTCAAATTCAAAAAGCTAGCCgttgtaaatttaaaaaactagtcgttgctaattttatttgaacccctaaatttatgaataacttcactttggtcatattttcaaactataaatatCTCTctattcttcttcattttcacacaattcttccacaattctctctttatctaaatttgttattcaactagtgtacattacttcacctccaccttctcctcgagttcaaagatcaacttcaagtgcggtgtggatgcattttgagcgagtaaatgaggaacatgttaaatgtcaacattgtggtgaCATATATCTCCACAAGTCCGGAGCGTCGGGTATTAGCCTATTGGGAGGGTGGGGGTGGAGGGGGGTACCGGTGTGTTGCGTAGACACTTGTGAAAAGGCATGAAATTGAACTGAATGATTTAtcgaaggtatatttgttgagataagtactatcacaatctaatatatactgtatactgaaaatgtatcaaaggtatatttgttagagaaaacaagattgtctagctttaaaatacaattttaaagaaaactaaagtgctccgtaaaaagagactcctaatttattggaatacaaataactaccttttaacaacttctaacaagttatagctataagttaaagatttacaattcgtagctgcttttggctgtatttcagttgtatctcacgtttttgaaatacagtgaaatacaacgaaatacagcGTGACTGTTGAATtaaaaaaaggctatatttatggcaataaaaatctttttcaaattatatgataatttggattaatggttccatgattcacgcaaacctcatgaggttccattacagctaacatctctctatcaaaatcaatccattcaaaagtttttgttggttttgttgtattcggttgtatttcgcgtttttgaaatacacgaaaatacaaaatttggcagagtaaaaatagtttgtatttatggaacatattctcttctttaattttaaatggtaagtcaaattaaatcaaccatgtatcacgcataaaggctgaagttccataacaacccacgtttctctctccaaattactccattccaaacttttagaaatacttccaaatacagaaaaatatacactggaatccaatgaaatatggttgattgtttaagaaatataaaagtgtagtatgcgtatatacaatggaatacaattaaatgtatcagaaactgtttcgtaaattagaaatacattgaaatataacgaaatatactgaaacagtacactaaaatatagcgaaatatactgaaacaccacaaccacaaaccctaccgaaccaccacaaTAACTGGAAAAACCCTCCTCCTTCCTCCGCCGCCTTTCTTCCGATCCACCATCCTGCTCCACTCCAAAAATcctaccgaaccaccacaacaaaTTGGAAAAAAACCTCCTCATTGAGGAATCAAGTCTTTGAGGCAAAGTTTGCAAGACTTTTCTACCAGTCATACCAAGAAGAAAAGGTTGATTTGAAGCAGTAAGATACTTTCCATAACAAATTTTTAAACGTATAACGTTGTCtgtttttttcacaaattcaacaaacCATTTTGCATTTTTTGAAACACCGTTACGATCTTGTGTTACtgattcttcatcttcatcagctGTTAAATACTTGTCATGATGACTTTGTAAACGTACTGCTTTTGCTTTGTGGAATAACTCCATTGCTGGTCTTTTTGTTAATGGACTATgttcaaacaaagaaaaaataaaaagatgatgAAATGATAATTGCTCCCTCTTTtttcagatctgagtgtattctCGGATTTGGCGTCGTTCCACCACCATCGCTGCCacctcatcatcatcaacaacaggaGCAACGGCAGCGGCATCGACGGCTTTAGCAGCCGCTGGAGTAAAGTCATGGTTGTTATTCGACTAGGAAGAAGCAACAACTTGTGCAACAATGATGTTGCTATAGTTTCTACAAGCTTTAACGCTCAGTTGCCTCACGAAGTTTGGCTGAAGGAGAAGAGAGGCTGGAGATAGAGAAAGGGAGGGAGAGAGGCGACAGTGAGGGGAAGGGGAGAGAGGAGAGGgaattttttttagggtttggagaagatgataaatttaaatgtgtaatgagagagaatagagaggtacatgtatttcaaaaattaatggaccagttatgaaatgtaattttggaaaaataaagctacaaaaattaaataaaaaataaggtagttattattcataaataagtcttagaggtagctatgacaagtaaattttcctttaaaatacttattattagtaataaatgtagtacttatcttttttttattttttttatttgaagtgggccggtgccccggtgggccatcacccAGGCTACTGGTGGGCCGGGCTcgtgggctgtccaccttgtccggcccagccccctaataaatcccacctagcccagcccagccccttacacctcttagtgAGTTTGAGCCGGACCGGTGGTGGGCCGGGCCGGGTTCGggctggcccggcccacttgacacccttactTTAAATTAGAGTATTAGTTATCAAAAGTTTACTATAAGATTGTTGTCATTGTTCAGGTCAAGTGTATATGTACGCTCATGATGCACATCGTAGAAGTTAAACGATAAGAAAGTTTAACATTCCAAAGGAAGTTAAGGCGATACTTCTTTTAGTCAGATTGAAAAACGATACGTTCttcaattggaaaaaaaaaaaaaaaaagcccgaAAATAACCAACTTTATTCGGACTAGGCTCAAAATGATCCTATTTCTTTCATAGCATTAGTATTCCACTTTCTAAAACAAAATCATTCACTTTCAGTCTTTAGTCCTAACACCGTTTGCCTTTTACTAACAAACACGCCGTCTTGATTTTATTTTATTCTGAAATTACTATACTGAAAACAAAAATTCAACTAAACATGAAATTGAGTAATAATTGTTTGAAAAATAGGAAGAcagaattgaagaagaaaggctTTGACGTGATATTACTGTCCTTAATTAAAAAGATATTGCTCGTATATTCTTTAGGGGGATACAAGCAATTCTCTTCAGGATTCAATAAAGCTCTAGTAtactaaaaaaaaatcttatgcTACTTCAAGAGTGTCATTATATTTATAGAAATTGAGAGATGACTTTTCAGATTAGTCATATCTTTTTCACGAATAGTTATGTCTATTTCATTTAAGACCTCCTAATATTACAAACTAATTCAACAATCCCCTATAAATTTTTGTTAGCTATGAATAGTTTAACGGCGAAGTTTGTAGCttatttcaatttttcttttctagTGGTTTGATCTTCTTGAGAGCGGAGAAAtttaaaagtaaaagaaaagtGAAAAAAGAAAGTTAGAAGGGAAAATACACAAATACCCCCCtccccccaacgtatactcggattaattatgacatgcccaacctttgcgggcgacctattacccccctggccttattttttcaatattttTGTGGCCTTTTTAGGCTGACGTGGcaccaaaaaaaattataatttaaaaatagcgagtgaaagcagtaaaaatagtttttatattttaataaaaattagtttttaaaaaattatttatattttatcctctcacccacccccaccctcccttTCTTCCATATTTCAATTGTTAGAGCTACTAATTGCAATTTTTCAAACCCTAATTCTTTATGCCCAATTGTTAAAGCTTCAATCTTTAttgattttggagaagatttagcTTAGTTGGAGACCAACCCAAATGCTAAATGTGAGTCCTTTATCTCAGCAAAATGTGAGTCCTTTATCACCACCACCACGTCAGCACCACCACCTCCAAAATTTGTGCATTTTGCTCCGAAAACGATAACCTTGGAGAGTAAACACTCTAACCACGATAAAAAGCATGATAAATCTCATGAGAAATCGAAAAAGAAGGCAAATTGGGGGAAGAAACTAGGATTTATGCTGGGTCTTGCAGGTATGTGTGTTGGGGGTTCTTGTTGATCAAGAGAAGACGATTAACTTTGAGTATTTGGTTTTGTTTCTTTGCTATATCCGTACAATCTCgggtttttttggggggggggggggggaggggcggcctgaaatgaagaagaagaagaagaagggggtttatgatgaaattgaatgtgtgtgttaatagaggaagaaaatgggttgaatgtgtgtttgttaatggaggaagaatatgggttgattgatttcttgaaatgaagaagaagaagaagggtttagtgatgaagaagataaaattaatggagggtttaatggttaattagaggctaattagtgtaaatataattaacaaaagaaaaatcaaataaaaaaaagaaaggaaaaatagcaccaatgtggcagtgacgtggcggagagtgtgcaacactctccactgtgcaactgggcattAAAATTTTTTGGTGCCACGTCAGCCCAAAAAGGCCACAAAAATActgaaaaaataaggccaggggggtaataggtcgcccgcaaaggttggatgcgtcataattaatccgagtatacgttgggggtatttatgtattttcccaagTTAGAATATAGAACTTCTCTATTACTAGTAGAAGTGGGTGTGGAGTATCTTTTTATTTTGACTTGGGAATAAGTCACTTAAGAAAATCATAGCATAACTAGGAAACCCCACTCCCCTAATTAAGGTCGCCTCCTTTCCACCACTTGCCACTCTTCTTGACCCCTACTTCACTACTACACCCCTACCCCAAAAACTCATTTCCGGCTCCAGCTCTCCTAAACCCTAAAACACAAAAAAAGGTACTAGTAGTATAATATTCCACTCTTTTACACATATCTATAAGACTATAACCTGTACACAACTTTACTCCACCGCTCCTTAACGCAACTTCTAGCTCCCTCACTCCCtaattccttttatatataaactTCAATTTAGCCCCTCCCCTCTCTCACTCAACTCTTCTATTCACTGCTCCTAAGAATTCTGAATTTGATAGCAAGAAAAGGTGTTAATGGCCCTTGAAGCTTTGAAATCACCAACAACAACAGACGCAACACCTACTAGCTATGATGAAGTTGAAGTTCATAATTTGGAGTCCAATTTGGCCAAGAGAAAACGCTCCAAACGTCCTCGCAATGAAATCCCACCAACTGAAGAGGAGTATCTTGCTCTCTGTCTTATCATGCTCGCTAGAAACGGCCGCACTAATAATTCTACTCATCCtgataacaacaacatactcagtgtattCCCACAAGTGGGGACTCATCATGATAATAGTAATACtcttactactactactactgtccaagaaaagaagaaaaaaatagttCAAGAACCGATAGAGCAATATTCTTACAAGTGTAACGTGTGCAAAAAGGCTTGTCCTTCGCATCAagcactaggtggacacaaagcAAGTCACCGTAAAACCTCCACTGatgatgacaacaacaacaacatactcagtctATTCCCGCAAGTGAGGACATATCATGATAATAGTAATGCTATT is drawn from Lycium barbarum isolate Lr01 chromosome 8, ASM1917538v2, whole genome shotgun sequence and contains these coding sequences:
- the LOC132608051 gene encoding zinc finger protein AZF1-like is translated as MALEALKSPTTTDATPTSYDEVEVHNLESNLAKRKRSKRPRNEIPPTEEEYLALCLIMLARNGRTNNSTHPDNNNILSVFPQVGTHHDNSNTLTTTTTVQEKKKKIVQEPIEQYSYKCNVCKKACPSHQALGGHKASHRKTSTDDDNNNNILSLFPQVRTYHDNSNAITTSTAVQEKKKQIVVLYTVKIGYMLNL